The following proteins are co-located in the Carassius carassius chromosome 39, fCarCar2.1, whole genome shotgun sequence genome:
- the LOC132121280 gene encoding cytochrome P450 26A1-like, with protein MGLYTLIVTFLCTIVLPVLLFLAAVKLWEMLLIRRVDPNCGSPLPPGTMGLPFIGETLQLILQRRKFLRMKRQKYGCIYKTHLFGNPTVRVMGADNVRQILLGEHKLVSVQWPASVRTILGSDTLSNVHGTQHKNKKKAIMRAFSRDALEHYIPVIQEEVKSAIQDWLRRDACVLVYPEMKRLMFRIAMRILLGFDPEQIKSDEQELVEAFEEMIKNLFSLPIDVPFSGLYRGLRARNLIHSKIEENIRKKIQDDDNENEQKHKDALQLLIENSRRSEEPFSLQAMKEAATELLFGGHETTASTATSLVMFLGLNSEVVHKVREEIQEKVEMGIYSPGKTLSIKLLEQLKYTGCVIKETLRINPPVPGGFRVALKTFELNGYQIPKGWNVIYSICDTHDVAEVFPNKDEFQPERFMSKGLEDGSRFNYIPFGGGSRMCVGKEFAKVLLKIFLVELTQQCNWILLNGPPTMKTGPTVYPVDNLPTKFSSYISNES; from the exons ATGGGGCTGTACACGCTCATAGTCACTTTTCTCTGCACTATCGTGCTGCCCGTTTTGCTCTTTCTCGCCGCGGTTAAGTTGTGGGAGATGTTATTGATTCGCCGGGTCGATCCGAACTGTGGAAGTCCTCTGCCGCCAGGGACCATGGGCTTACCCTTCATTGGAGAAACGCTCCAGCTGATCCTCCAG AGAAGGAAGTTCCTCCGGATGAAGCGCCAGAAATACGGATGCATCTACAAGACGCACCTCTTTGGTAACCCGACTGTCAGGGTGATGGGGGCTGATAACGTGAGGCAGATTCTGTTGGGCGAACACAAGCTGGTTTCTGTCCAGTGGCCAGCATCAGTGAGAACTATCCTGGGCTCTGACACGCTCTCCAATGTTCATGGCACTCaacacaaaaacaagaaaaag gCCATTATGAGAGCATTCTCAAGAGATGCTCTTGAGCACTACATCCCAGTTATCCAGGAGGAGGTGAAGAGTGCCATTCAAGACTGGCTGCGAAGAGATGCATGTGTGCTGGTTTACCCAGAGATGAAACGACTCATGTTTCGTATAGCCATGAGAATCCTGCTTGGTTTCGATCCAGAGCAAATCAAGAGCGATGAGCAGGAACTGGTCGAAGCTTTTGAGGAAATGATCAAAAACTTGTTCTCGCTGCCTATTGACGTTCCCTTCAGTGGCTTGTACAGG GGTCTGAGAGCACGCAATTTAATTCATTCCAAAATCGAGGAGAACATCAGGAAGAAAATTCAAGATGACGACAATGAAAATGAGCAAAAACACAAAGATGCTCTTCAGCTGTTGATTGAGAACAGCAGGAGAAGTGAAGAGCCCTTTAGTTTGCAG GCAATGAAAGAAGCAGCTACTGAGCTTCTATTTGGAGGTCATGAGACTACCGCCAGCACTGCAACCTCACTGGTGATGTTCTTGGGTCTGAATTCAGAAGTGGTACATAAAGTTAGAGAGGAGATTCAGGAGAAG GTTGAAATGGGCATCTATTCACCTGGAAAGACCTTAAGTATAAAGCTGTTGGAACAACTGAAGTACACTGGATGTGTGATTAAAGAAACTCTCAGAATCAACCCTCCTGTACCTGGAGGCTTCAGAGTGGCGCTCAAAACCTTTGAACTGAAT ggTTACCAGATACCGAAAGGATGGAACGTCATCTACAGCATTTGCGACACACATGACGTTGCTGAGGTGTTTCCTAACAAAGATGAGTTCCAGCCAGAGAGGTTCATGAGCAAAGGCCTGGAGGACGGCTCCAGGTTTAACTACATCCCCTTCGGAGGCGGTTCCAGGATGTGTGTGGGCAAAGAATTTGCCAAAGTGTTACTAAAGATCTTTTTAGTTGAGCTAACACAGCAGTGCAACTGGATTCTTTTGAATGGACCCCCGACAATGAAAACGGGCCCAACCGTTTACCCAGTGGACAATCTGCCTACCAAGTTCAGTAGTTATATCAGCAATGAATCCTGA